The Brevibacillus choshinensis genome includes a region encoding these proteins:
- a CDS encoding alpha/beta fold hydrolase — translation MKLSISLKTGLEMKYVEAGPQEAQVLILLHGLTDSSRSWSLSLPELAKDYHVYVLDQRGHGDSVAPDGPYTLSDFADDVISFMDALHIEKASIAGHSMGSFIAQYIAIKYPERVSNLILVGSADKTVGNGTLDWLWENIQQIQDKVDPAFLEEWTSTPTPVDTEFLAQLKEETAAVPISVWKSATHMLMTDDYSARLSKISAPTLIIWGEQDAVFPFEDQVRLQAAIPHAQFKRYPDVGHNIQWEIPQKIGEDIAAFVKA, via the coding sequence ATGAAGCTCTCCATCAGCCTCAAAACAGGTCTGGAAATGAAGTATGTAGAAGCTGGTCCACAGGAAGCACAGGTCTTGATTCTCTTGCATGGCCTTACTGATTCGAGCCGTTCCTGGTCGTTGTCTTTGCCTGAGCTGGCCAAGGACTACCACGTGTATGTGCTGGATCAGCGAGGGCATGGCGATTCGGTTGCTCCGGACGGTCCCTATACGTTGTCAGACTTTGCGGATGATGTCATTTCGTTTATGGATGCCTTACACATTGAGAAGGCCTCCATCGCAGGCCACTCGATGGGGAGCTTTATCGCTCAGTACATCGCGATCAAATACCCAGAACGCGTTTCCAACTTGATTCTCGTAGGCTCAGCAGACAAAACAGTAGGGAATGGGACGCTGGACTGGCTGTGGGAGAACATTCAACAGATTCAAGATAAGGTCGATCCTGCCTTTCTCGAAGAGTGGACTTCTACGCCTACTCCCGTTGACACCGAGTTTCTAGCACAGTTAAAAGAGGAGACAGCTGCTGTCCCCATCTCTGTATGGAAGAGCGCGACCCACATGCTGATGACGGACGATTACAGCGCTCGTCTATCTAAAATCAGTGCGCCGACCTTGATCATCTGGGGAGAACAGGACGCTGTGTTTCCTTTCGAAGATCAGGTGCGTTTACAAGCAGCGATTCCCCATGCCCAGTTCAAGCGTTACCCGGACGTCGGTCACAACATCCAGTGGGAAATCCCCCAAAAGATCGGGGAGGATATTGCGGCGTTTGTAAAAGCGTAG
- a CDS encoding xanthine dehydrogenase family protein molybdopterin-binding subunit has protein sequence MATLVGQSLRRKEDYRMVTGTGQFVADIKKTGMVEATFVRSTHAHAKIKKIDVEAAKALDGVYAVYTGADLVGKVKPLTQIDSHCRLPKHIEDQIQPIMHHNEEPVLAQGKVMYVGQSVAVVVAKNRYVAEDAAALIKVEYEALPSVVDPFKALEEGAPLVQDILESNLQSYFHLPVGDYEEVLKKADHVLSGRFTSPRVSSNPIETRGVVATYESRGDQLHIWSSTQMPFEVRHYVAKILGLVEQNIRVTAPDVGGGFGPKGGLYTEEVMLAYLARELNRPIRWIEDRVESMSAARHSRDQIHDIEVAFMNDGTILGLRDHFVLDVGAINYFALTCAYNSAAHFRGAYKIPVFDLTCRIALTHKTPNVPYRGAGRPEVVLAMDRMVDMVARHLGKDPAEVMLKNIIPAEEMPYSQGMYYKDGGELIYDSGDYPEAFHMALEMSGYKDIRANQEEWRKEGKYIGIGISSNVEGTGVGPFEGAKAAIDASGQLMIHTGSSPQGQSHETVFGQVAGDVLNVGLDNVTVKCGDTALLGFGAGTYASRSAVNAGSATHFAAEKLRKKVLAVAGHVMGIAADELTMKDGVVYAEKLPDQQMTFAEVYAAAAPGPRCKVPDGMEPGLEVTHYFVPPTVTYSSSFHIAVVEVDVETCFVEIKNYYIVHDSGRVINPMIVEGQVQGGFAQGLGTALYEEIVYNDNGQLLTGTYMDYLMPTSMEVPKAVQGEQEYYSTRNPLGVKGVGESGAISSPAAIANAVVDALSPFNIKIDRLPISPNRVFGLLQDRQNA, from the coding sequence ATGGCAACTCTAGTTGGACAAAGCTTGAGACGTAAAGAAGATTATCGCATGGTGACGGGTACAGGTCAGTTTGTAGCAGATATCAAGAAAACAGGGATGGTAGAAGCAACCTTCGTTCGCAGTACACATGCGCATGCGAAGATTAAAAAGATCGATGTCGAGGCAGCAAAAGCACTGGATGGAGTCTATGCCGTCTACACCGGAGCTGACTTGGTAGGAAAAGTTAAACCGCTTACACAGATCGATTCCCACTGTCGTTTGCCAAAGCATATTGAAGATCAGATCCAACCGATCATGCATCATAATGAAGAGCCTGTGCTGGCTCAGGGCAAAGTGATGTATGTGGGTCAGAGCGTAGCAGTTGTCGTTGCGAAAAACCGTTATGTCGCAGAAGATGCGGCTGCATTGATCAAAGTCGAGTACGAGGCATTGCCCTCTGTAGTGGATCCGTTCAAGGCGCTGGAAGAAGGAGCACCACTGGTTCAGGATATTTTGGAAAGCAATCTGCAATCCTACTTCCACTTGCCTGTAGGTGATTATGAAGAGGTCCTGAAAAAGGCTGACCACGTACTGAGCGGACGTTTCACCTCACCACGGGTTTCCTCCAACCCAATCGAGACACGTGGTGTTGTTGCGACGTACGAGAGTCGTGGTGACCAGCTGCACATTTGGTCTTCCACGCAAATGCCTTTCGAGGTTCGTCATTATGTGGCGAAAATCTTGGGTCTGGTCGAACAAAACATTCGCGTGACTGCCCCTGATGTAGGTGGTGGTTTTGGACCAAAAGGCGGTCTCTACACCGAGGAAGTCATGCTGGCTTACCTGGCGAGAGAGCTGAACCGTCCTATTCGCTGGATTGAAGACCGCGTGGAGAGCATGAGTGCTGCGCGTCATTCGCGTGACCAAATTCACGATATTGAAGTGGCGTTTATGAATGATGGTACGATCCTGGGCCTGAGAGACCATTTTGTCCTGGACGTCGGTGCGATCAACTACTTCGCGCTCACTTGCGCGTACAACAGTGCGGCGCATTTCCGCGGAGCTTACAAGATTCCAGTATTTGACCTCACGTGTCGGATTGCCTTGACTCACAAAACACCAAACGTTCCTTACCGTGGTGCGGGACGCCCAGAAGTTGTTTTGGCGATGGACCGGATGGTAGACATGGTCGCTCGTCATTTGGGCAAGGACCCAGCAGAAGTCATGCTGAAAAATATCATTCCTGCGGAAGAAATGCCTTATAGCCAAGGCATGTACTATAAAGATGGAGGCGAGCTGATCTACGATAGCGGTGACTATCCAGAAGCGTTCCACATGGCACTGGAAATGTCGGGCTACAAAGACATTCGCGCCAACCAAGAAGAGTGGAGAAAAGAAGGCAAATACATCGGGATTGGAATTTCTTCCAACGTGGAAGGTACCGGTGTAGGACCATTTGAGGGTGCAAAAGCGGCAATCGACGCTTCCGGCCAACTCATGATCCACACAGGTTCTTCGCCACAAGGACAAAGTCATGAGACCGTCTTTGGACAAGTCGCAGGTGATGTGCTGAACGTCGGACTGGATAACGTAACGGTAAAATGTGGGGATACAGCTCTCTTGGGCTTTGGTGCAGGTACGTACGCGAGTCGAAGTGCAGTAAACGCAGGTTCTGCTACGCACTTTGCTGCTGAGAAGCTGCGTAAGAAGGTGCTGGCGGTTGCAGGACACGTCATGGGTATTGCTGCGGATGAATTGACGATGAAAGATGGTGTCGTGTACGCAGAAAAACTGCCAGATCAACAGATGACCTTTGCAGAAGTTTATGCGGCTGCTGCACCAGGTCCGCGCTGCAAGGTTCCCGATGGTATGGAGCCGGGTCTAGAGGTCACTCACTATTTCGTGCCACCAACCGTAACTTACTCTTCTTCCTTCCATATTGCTGTGGTGGAAGTGGATGTAGAAACGTGCTTTGTCGAGATCAAAAATTACTACATCGTGCATGACAGCGGTCGTGTCATCAATCCAATGATCGTAGAAGGCCAGGTGCAAGGTGGCTTCGCGCAAGGTCTGGGTACGGCTCTGTACGAAGAAATCGTCTACAACGACAACGGTCAGCTGTTGACGGGTACGTACATGGACTACCTGATGCCGACCTCGATGGAAGTACCAAAAGCAGTACAAGGCGAGCAAGAGTACTACTCTACTCGTAACCCACTCGGTGTCAAAGGGGTAGGTGAGAGCGGAGCGATTTCTTCCCCTGCAGCAATCGCCAACGCAGTAGTAGATGCGTTGTCTCCATTCAATATCAAGATCGACCGTCTGCCAATTAGCCCGAACCGCGTGTTTGGTTTGCTGCAAGACCGTCAAAACGCATAA
- a CDS encoding (2Fe-2S)-binding protein, translated as MNTREITVTVNGKRLTETVETRILLADFIRDHLNLTGTHLGCEHGVCGACTVLVDGKAARSCLMLAVQADGSSVDTVESLVNEDGTLHPLQQAFSDNHALQCGFCTPGFMMTLVDFLNENPNPNETEIREAISGNLCRCTGYANIVKAVEQASHALAKQGE; from the coding sequence ATGAATACGAGAGAAATTACCGTTACCGTAAACGGAAAACGGCTGACTGAGACAGTAGAAACACGCATACTTCTGGCTGACTTTATACGCGATCATCTGAACCTGACAGGTACACATTTGGGTTGTGAACATGGTGTCTGTGGAGCATGTACCGTATTGGTAGACGGAAAGGCTGCACGTTCCTGTTTGATGCTCGCTGTACAAGCAGACGGCAGCAGCGTAGATACCGTAGAGTCATTGGTAAATGAGGATGGAACCCTGCATCCACTCCAGCAGGCATTTTCAGATAATCATGCCCTGCAATGCGGTTTCTGTACTCCTGGTTTCATGATGACGCTCGTTGATTTCCTGAATGAGAACCCGAACCCGAATGAGACCGAGATTCGTGAAGCCATTTCCGGTAATTTGTGCCGTTGCACAGGATACGCCAACATAGTCAAAGCAGTAGAGCAGGCTTCTCATGCGCTTGCCAAACAAGGAGAGTGA
- a CDS encoding FAD binding domain-containing protein encodes MKPAAFEYLRPSSLEETLQYLADLGEDAKIMSGGQSLIPVLNMRLSTPKYLIDIGRVEDLSYIREEDGYLVIGALTKHRDVEFSPLVQKLCPLLVEAVRWIGHPQIRQRGTIGGSIAHADPSAELPCVIAALRGEIVIAHADGEETVTPEEFFLTYLLTSLQPDQLVKELRFPILPETSGYEFTEVARRHGDFALVEIAAVIDLDENNEITLARLAAGGANPVPCVLEEAEEFLIGKEPTEEVLEEAAVLASEQVEPDSDLHGSVEYRRSLVKTLTKRALQTAIKRAGGTA; translated from the coding sequence ATGAAACCAGCCGCGTTTGAATATTTGCGCCCGTCGAGTTTGGAGGAAACGCTTCAATACCTCGCCGATCTGGGTGAGGATGCGAAGATTATGTCAGGTGGTCAGAGCCTGATTCCTGTTTTGAACATGCGGCTTTCGACCCCGAAATATTTGATTGATATCGGTAGAGTGGAAGATCTCTCTTATATCCGTGAAGAGGACGGGTACCTCGTTATTGGTGCGTTGACCAAGCATCGCGACGTGGAATTTTCTCCGTTGGTTCAAAAGCTTTGCCCGCTATTGGTTGAGGCTGTTCGTTGGATCGGTCATCCACAGATTCGTCAAAGAGGTACAATCGGCGGAAGCATCGCCCATGCGGATCCATCCGCTGAGCTTCCCTGTGTGATCGCAGCCCTGCGGGGAGAGATTGTCATTGCTCATGCGGACGGCGAAGAGACGGTAACACCTGAGGAGTTCTTCCTGACTTATCTACTCACATCCCTGCAGCCTGACCAATTGGTAAAAGAGCTGCGTTTTCCTATTCTCCCAGAAACGAGCGGATACGAATTTACCGAGGTGGCACGCCGTCATGGTGACTTTGCTCTAGTAGAAATCGCTGCTGTCATCGATCTGGATGAAAATAATGAAATTACGTTGGCGCGACTGGCTGCGGGTGGTGCGAACCCGGTGCCTTGCGTTCTCGAAGAGGCAGAGGAATTCTTGATCGGAAAAGAGCCAACGGAAGAAGTTCTGGAAGAGGCAGCTGTACTGGCAAGTGAACAGGTAGAGCCAGACAGTGATTTGCACGGCTCTGTGGAATACAGACGCTCTTTGGTAAAAACTTTGACCAAACGTGCGCTGCAAACAGCAATCAAACGGGCGGGAGGGACTGCGTGA
- a CDS encoding SRPBCC family protein, translating to MNLAGETKFKESSQNIWDALHNPEILKGAIPGCERLILKENGEYDVVLKLGVAAVKGEYIGQVKLEDIEDGSHYVLLAEGSGSPGHVKAKMDCKLVQTDKGCTLIWDCDAEVGGMIASVGGRVLGGIAKFMAGQFFKAIEKQRGSGGAE from the coding sequence ATGAATTTAGCAGGTGAGACGAAGTTTAAAGAGTCGAGTCAGAATATTTGGGATGCTTTGCATAATCCGGAAATTTTGAAAGGTGCCATTCCTGGCTGTGAGCGCTTGATTCTCAAGGAAAACGGCGAATACGATGTCGTTTTGAAATTGGGTGTAGCTGCTGTCAAAGGTGAATATATCGGTCAAGTAAAGCTGGAGGATATCGAGGATGGATCCCATTATGTCCTGCTTGCTGAAGGAAGTGGCTCTCCAGGTCACGTGAAGGCGAAAATGGATTGCAAATTGGTGCAAACAGATAAAGGATGTACGTTGATTTGGGATTGTGACGCAGAAGTAGGCGGAATGATCGCAAGTGTGGGTGGACGTGTGTTGGGTGGAATTGCAAAGTTCATGGCAGGTCAGTTTTTCAAAGCAATTGAAAAACAACGGGGGAGTGGGGGAGCAGAATGA
- a CDS encoding LysR family transcriptional regulator, with product MDLLQLRYFQVVARLEHMTRASEELHISQPSLSKMISRLEKHLGVPLFDRHGKQIRLNRFGRAFLKRVERVFAELEEGQHELADLTGLERGQVYLAAATGRLLPDLLSSFLKRHPHVNVKLLQGTTQECQNLLERGEVDLAITHPLIQEDRIQSVSLLTENMFLAVPPDHRLATKGKVSLSEVAGETFIGLTKTYELTETTTNMCRQAGFSPNMAFECNDAEVILRMVNNGLGVALIPEHWWTYPDQSAESPERRETPVYLPIVDHYSKRVVGLSWVKARYLTMAARELRDFTIRYFEEINKDSM from the coding sequence ATGGATCTGCTCCAATTACGGTATTTTCAAGTCGTCGCTCGCTTAGAACATATGACACGCGCTTCAGAGGAACTTCATATTTCCCAGCCTTCCCTAAGCAAAATGATTAGCCGACTGGAAAAGCATCTGGGGGTCCCTTTGTTTGACCGTCATGGTAAACAAATCCGTCTTAATCGTTTTGGCCGAGCCTTCCTCAAACGTGTCGAACGTGTCTTCGCGGAGTTAGAAGAAGGACAGCATGAGCTGGCCGACCTCACAGGTTTGGAACGTGGACAAGTTTACCTGGCAGCTGCTACAGGTCGTTTGTTACCTGATCTGCTCAGTTCCTTTCTCAAGCGTCATCCTCACGTCAATGTCAAGTTGCTGCAAGGAACCACGCAAGAGTGTCAAAATCTTCTGGAACGTGGAGAAGTTGATCTTGCCATCACCCATCCATTGATCCAGGAAGATCGTATACAAAGCGTATCGTTGTTAACCGAGAATATGTTTCTCGCGGTACCGCCTGATCATCGCCTGGCGACTAAAGGGAAAGTCTCTCTCAGCGAGGTAGCCGGGGAAACGTTTATTGGTCTGACGAAAACGTATGAGCTGACGGAAACGACTACCAATATGTGTCGGCAAGCTGGATTTTCACCAAATATGGCCTTCGAATGCAACGATGCCGAAGTGATCCTGCGAATGGTGAACAATGGTCTCGGGGTCGCCCTCATTCCAGAGCATTGGTGGACCTATCCTGATCAAAGCGCCGAATCGCCTGAAAGACGAGAAACGCCAGTCTACTTGCCCATCGTCGATCACTACTCCAAACGTGTCGTCGGTCTGTCCTGGGTCAAAGCTCGCTATCTCACCATGGCAGCGAGAGAACTGCGGGATTTCACCATCCGTTACTTTGAAGAAATAAATAAGGATTCCATGTAA
- a CDS encoding nucleotidyltransferase family protein encodes MTRIGAIVLAAGLSRRMGEAKQFLPLRGKPLFRYAVERAIANDLSPVLLIGGERSEELRRLTSDLPQVEVLDNREYATGMASSLRVGIEAAGGRVDAVLIFLADQPYVPDEVVQALIRTYEETRAEGTKIVRAFYEDTVGHPVLFDASLMEELRQVTGDQGGKDVIVKYKTHTKKVSFDCGDWNLDVDTPDDYRRIQEMDSTNQEQ; translated from the coding sequence ATGACTAGGATCGGAGCGATTGTTCTGGCTGCTGGACTGTCGCGGCGTATGGGTGAGGCCAAACAATTTTTGCCTCTTCGGGGAAAACCGTTGTTTCGGTACGCGGTGGAGAGGGCGATCGCCAATGATCTGAGCCCTGTGCTGCTGATAGGCGGAGAGCGAAGTGAAGAATTACGACGGCTGACAAGTGATTTGCCTCAGGTAGAGGTGTTGGATAACCGTGAGTATGCGACGGGAATGGCATCTTCTCTGAGAGTGGGGATCGAAGCTGCTGGCGGGCGTGTGGATGCTGTTCTCATATTTTTGGCAGACCAGCCGTATGTTCCGGATGAAGTGGTGCAAGCTTTGATCCGCACCTATGAAGAGACTCGGGCAGAAGGAACCAAGATCGTCCGTGCGTTCTATGAGGACACCGTGGGTCATCCTGTGCTTTTTGACGCTTCCCTGATGGAGGAGCTTCGTCAGGTGACAGGAGATCAAGGCGGCAAGGACGTCATCGTCAAATACAAGACTCACACGAAAAAGGTCAGCTTTGATTGTGGGGATTGGAATCTCGATGTCGATACACCGGATGACTATCGGCGGATCCAGGAAATGGATTCAACCAATCAGGAGCAATAG
- a CDS encoding XdhC family protein, producing MSRLQEFREVMNQIKTAWQDGHKTALLMLMNVQGSAYRLPGTKVMMAEDGRIFGTISGGCLESDLFGWAEKAMQSGEPRLQRYDLSESEVWSLGIGCKGSLTIGILPVDPQDRFWLQVDEALQREESVSLIIEIMNGARALLKEDGTVTGAQDLLPEEVLHHAKQRFARQTRAEVFVFAGRRYYIDVVKPSERLVVAGAGLDARPVVEMASRMGFSVTVLDPRSGFNTPEAFPAARHVIQSASEVEPASLTDSWWVIMNHHLERDQASLDLALRSKPKFIGVLGPMTRTEEMLVQIDRKLSSGPIHAPIGLDLGAETMDEVAMSIVSQLMAERNSRQALPLHGKSKIHD from the coding sequence ATGTCACGTTTACAGGAGTTTCGGGAAGTAATGAATCAGATCAAGACCGCTTGGCAGGATGGTCATAAGACTGCACTGTTGATGCTCATGAATGTACAAGGGTCGGCCTACCGATTGCCAGGTACGAAAGTGATGATGGCAGAGGACGGACGAATCTTTGGAACCATAAGTGGGGGCTGTCTGGAAAGCGATCTGTTCGGCTGGGCTGAAAAGGCCATGCAGTCGGGAGAACCTCGTCTGCAGCGATACGACCTGAGCGAAAGTGAAGTGTGGAGCTTGGGCATAGGCTGTAAGGGCTCGCTTACGATCGGCATCCTACCTGTGGATCCGCAAGATCGCTTTTGGTTACAGGTTGACGAGGCCCTTCAGCGAGAGGAAAGCGTATCCTTGATTATCGAAATCATGAACGGAGCACGTGCGTTGCTGAAAGAGGACGGGACAGTCACAGGTGCGCAGGACTTGCTCCCTGAGGAAGTACTCCACCATGCCAAACAGCGCTTTGCTCGTCAGACACGGGCAGAAGTCTTTGTATTTGCAGGACGACGTTATTATATCGATGTCGTGAAACCGAGCGAGCGATTGGTAGTGGCGGGTGCTGGGCTCGATGCGCGACCGGTAGTAGAAATGGCGTCTCGCATGGGCTTTTCCGTCACGGTTTTGGATCCACGCAGCGGCTTTAATACACCGGAAGCTTTTCCTGCCGCACGTCATGTTATCCAGTCTGCTTCCGAGGTAGAGCCTGCTAGCCTGACTGATAGCTGGTGGGTCATCATGAATCATCACTTGGAGCGTGACCAAGCTTCTTTGGATCTTGCTCTGCGTAGTAAGCCGAAGTTCATCGGGGTATTAGGTCCCATGACGCGTACAGAAGAGATGTTGGTGCAGATCGATCGCAAGCTATCAAGTGGTCCGATTCATGCCCCAATCGGGCTCGATCTGGGCGCAGAAACCATGGATGAGGTGGCGATGAGTATCGTATCGCAGTTGATGGCAGAAAGAAATAGCAGACAAGCCCTGCCGCTGCATGGAAAGAGCAAGATCCATGACTAG
- a CDS encoding MFS transporter — protein MSQLGTTATAATGKMTKARWIQIGLPLLILFTVSMIDKSNINILLANKPFLQDLGIKDGAIKGTLSSIFLITYAIGQFGWGFVVDRIGAFKSGLIGIFFWVVAMVLGGMAESVSALFWSRSILGLSEGVLYPIALTLTAKWFPANEQAKAQALWFNGNSLGPVIGLPIIAIVAQNFGWRESYHALGAVSFLCLIMFWLMVRNSPSEHRAVSASEKEYIEKGANTAKKELADTSEVKAVLKNPIFWMLVAVYGCVSIGFFGISTFLPSYLTEVKQVPFVQSAFVNAAGYGLAILVQMGSGFLSDKIMKRAVFVGGASALIIIFLLLSMFTSSVMGAQLLSILLISVLLMPAALTMTMLHKVASPRVMGRIGGIFGSVSYALAAVGPMVVGAVSQATGSFTGGFLALMGFIVISLVLCLVLMRKGY, from the coding sequence TTGAGCCAACTGGGGACTACAGCGACGGCAGCAACTGGGAAAATGACAAAAGCAAGATGGATTCAGATCGGTTTGCCACTGCTCATTCTGTTCACCGTGTCGATGATTGACAAGTCAAACATCAACATCCTGCTGGCGAACAAGCCTTTTCTTCAGGATTTGGGCATCAAGGATGGTGCGATCAAAGGTACGTTGAGCAGTATCTTCTTGATTACGTACGCAATTGGGCAGTTTGGTTGGGGTTTCGTCGTTGACCGTATTGGAGCATTTAAGAGTGGTCTCATCGGTATTTTCTTCTGGGTAGTTGCAATGGTTCTGGGGGGAATGGCTGAATCCGTATCGGCATTGTTCTGGTCCCGTTCGATTCTCGGTTTGAGTGAAGGCGTGCTTTATCCAATCGCGTTGACTTTGACTGCGAAATGGTTCCCTGCAAATGAACAAGCAAAGGCGCAGGCGCTCTGGTTCAATGGTAACTCTCTCGGTCCTGTCATTGGTTTGCCGATTATCGCAATCGTTGCGCAAAATTTTGGATGGAGAGAAAGCTATCATGCTCTTGGAGCTGTATCCTTTCTCTGTCTGATCATGTTCTGGCTGATGGTCCGCAACAGCCCGAGCGAACACCGCGCAGTAAGTGCTTCCGAAAAAGAGTATATCGAAAAAGGGGCTAACACTGCGAAGAAAGAGTTAGCGGATACCAGTGAAGTAAAAGCAGTATTGAAAAATCCAATATTCTGGATGTTAGTTGCGGTTTATGGCTGTGTTTCCATCGGATTTTTCGGGATTTCCACATTTCTCCCAAGCTATCTGACGGAAGTGAAGCAAGTACCATTTGTTCAATCTGCTTTTGTCAACGCTGCTGGTTATGGCTTGGCGATCCTGGTTCAAATGGGTTCCGGCTTCTTGTCAGATAAAATCATGAAGCGTGCCGTGTTTGTAGGCGGAGCGAGTGCTCTGATCATTATCTTCTTGCTTCTGTCGATGTTTACCAGCAGTGTCATGGGTGCACAGCTTTTGAGTATCTTGCTGATCAGCGTGTTGCTGATGCCAGCTGCACTGACCATGACGATGCTGCATAAAGTGGCATCGCCGCGAGTGATGGGACGTATTGGCGGTATTTTTGGTAGCGTATCTTATGCGCTGGCTGCTGTCGGACCTATGGTAGTAGGTGCTGTGAGTCAGGCTACGGGATCTTTCACAGGCGGTTTCCTGGCGCTGATGGGCTTCATCGTCATTTCGTTGGTTCTGTGTCTGGTACTGATGCGTAAGGGCTACTAA
- the wrbA gene encoding NAD(P)H:quinone oxidoreductase — translation MGFFSRLFGMEPKKQEEPIPEPPKVNLAVIYYSSTGTNHQMAEWAVAGGKEAGAEVKLLKIPEWAPQSAIDSNPAWRAHVDATKEIPEVTLHDLEWADAIIFSVPTRFGNVPGQVKQFLDTTGGLWFHGKLANKVVSAMTSAQNAHGGQEQTIMQLYTTMHHWGAIVVPPGYTDPVIFGAGGNPYGTSVTVNQEGKMVEDVSGAVQHQAKRTVTVAQWVKNSKQ, via the coding sequence GTGGGATTCTTTTCTAGACTGTTTGGAATGGAGCCGAAGAAACAGGAAGAGCCCATTCCAGAACCGCCAAAAGTAAATTTAGCCGTCATTTATTACAGCTCGACAGGGACAAATCATCAAATGGCAGAATGGGCCGTGGCTGGCGGCAAGGAAGCGGGTGCAGAAGTCAAACTCTTGAAGATTCCTGAGTGGGCACCTCAATCAGCGATCGATTCCAATCCTGCCTGGCGCGCTCATGTGGATGCGACCAAGGAGATTCCGGAAGTAACCTTACATGACCTGGAGTGGGCAGACGCCATCATTTTTAGCGTCCCGACGCGATTTGGCAACGTGCCAGGTCAGGTGAAGCAGTTTTTGGATACGACAGGTGGCTTGTGGTTTCATGGCAAGCTAGCCAACAAAGTCGTGAGTGCGATGACTTCCGCCCAGAACGCTCATGGCGGACAAGAACAGACCATCATGCAGTTGTACACGACTATGCATCACTGGGGGGCTATCGTGGTGCCTCCGGGTTACACGGATCCAGTCATTTTTGGAGCAGGGGGAAATCCGTACGGAACGAGCGTCACCGTCAATCAGGAAGGAAAAATGGTCGAGGACGTAAGTGGTGCGGTCCAGCATCAAGCCAAGCGAACCGTAACAGTAGCCCAATGGGTGAAAAACAGCAAGCAATGA
- a CDS encoding alpha/beta hydrolase, producing MKHIFRKGTDPNAPTLLLLHGTGGDENDLLPLASRIYPGSAVLSVRGNVLENGMPRFFRRLAEGVFDEEDLIFRTKELNDFLDQAAVEYPFDRDNLVAVGYSNGANIAGSLLFHYQDALRGAILYHPMVPRRGIPLPDLSGVPIFVSAGTNDPICSPQETEELHRLLKEAGASISLHWASYGHQLTGMEVDASAEWFREIFDQD from the coding sequence ATGAAACATATATTTCGCAAAGGGACTGATCCAAATGCACCTACCTTACTGCTTTTACACGGTACAGGAGGAGACGAGAACGATCTCTTGCCGCTAGCCTCACGGATTTATCCAGGCTCTGCTGTACTCAGCGTGCGAGGAAACGTACTGGAAAATGGAATGCCACGCTTTTTCAGAAGACTCGCGGAAGGCGTTTTTGACGAAGAGGATCTCATTTTCCGTACCAAAGAGCTTAATGATTTTCTGGATCAGGCAGCCGTTGAATATCCATTTGATCGTGACAATCTGGTCGCGGTTGGCTATTCCAATGGAGCTAATATTGCAGGCAGCCTGCTGTTCCATTATCAGGATGCATTGAGAGGAGCTATCCTCTATCATCCAATGGTGCCGCGCCGCGGGATTCCTTTGCCCGATTTGTCAGGAGTACCGATTTTTGTGAGTGCAGGAACGAATGACCCGATCTGTTCCCCACAGGAAACAGAGGAATTACATCGTCTGTTGAAAGAGGCGGGTGCTTCTATTTCACTCCATTGGGCATCCTATGGTCATCAGCTCACCGGTATGGAAGTAGATGCTTCAGCCGAGTGGTTTCGGGAAATATTCGACCAAGACTAA